The genomic region ATCTTTGTTTGAGCTGTAGCTATAAATACTCAGATTAATATTTTGTAAATTAAGAACATGTGGTATTCTTTTCTCCCGTTGCaagcacgggcccttttgctagtgaaGACATACATAGTGAATAATTTCATTtcagactactccctccgttccaaaataaatgactcaactttgtagttggatcatctattttggaacggagggagtaatatatatcACAAAATTTTATCAGACTTCATACATCTAACTAAGCAATGGTAGCTAGAATTCATTAACAAATATGATGTCATAATACACCGTGGACATGGACATGGTAAGAGTTTCTGCAAACAACCAACAAAGCTTTTTATGTTATAGTATATAATATACAGGAAAGGAGGGGCCCCTCATCAGGCTGGGCCCTAGGGCATCGCACTTCTTGCCCATATACAAGCAGACTGGGAGTGTACACGCATGCACGTACGTAAGCACATCGTGCAAGCGTGCAGACAAGCACAAGCATAACACCTACGGACATAAaattgcaaaaagaaaaaaaggcacgCACACAACGCACAGAGCATGCGACACATGCAAGCAGCCACCGTAGACACAATATAATAGGATACTCTCTctgtaaaaaaaatataagagcgttcagACCACTACATATATTTTTCTTTTGTTCGGTTTGGACACAGATCTTGTCTGTCTTAACTGGCTCGGGCTGGGGTTCGGATCCCGTAGAAAAGTTTTACTTCCCCTTGTTAGCTGATGCTTAGTTGGTTGGAGGTGTGGTGGAAATTGGTTGTTGGTTGCCGCTTAGTTGGTTGTCAGCTGATGCTTATTTCTACAGTACTTCCTCTGTAATGAATACTATATAATGTACCCGTATTGAAATTATAAATCAACGGACCATGATGAAACATGAACTATTTATCGAGTCCGTGGATGGTTGAAAATGCTGCAATTCAAAGTTACAGTGCATCAAAGGTACTGTTACTTACTAGGGTCATAGAAAGAATGTAAATGTTGAGCTGCTTACGACTGTCATCCATCTGTTCACATACAGCGTACCTGGACTGGCCAACCGCTCTGTAGATGGCACACGCACTGACAGCTGATCCGTGAGACTGGCAGCTATGCTCTGCACGGTGTGCACCAATCACAGGCACTTTAACATGTATTGAAATATATGGCCAGGAAAGAAGTTAAAGAAATAATGCCTGCAACTTGATAGTTGTTTTTGAAAGGTTTCGGTTGAGATTGTTTAAGAGGGATGTAGTGCAAGTACGGATTTTAAGTATGCAAACTTTGCTAGTACCCGTGTAATATTAACTGGTGGTGTGGCGGGAGTTGACAGTTGGCTTGTGCGTAGTTAGCTGGTGGTTTAGATAAAGTTGGTTATCAATGTTGTCAAATGTTGGTTGTGGCTCGGTGGCTAAGAGGTGTGTTTAACTTTGCCGCGACAAAAAAAGGCAGTGTGTAAAATTGTGTGATTGGGGGTTGTTTTTCTCTCAAGTGGTGTCTTGTTTCAAAACATTAATGTCGGTGATGTGGTAGTTAGGGATGCCGCTTTTAGTGTAGTTTTCCTCGCAAAGcatcttgaaatcatcacttgttgTTCTTGTAGATTCATCTAGGTTCTTCTTTTCCAACGATCTTAATGGGTCGAGAACTTTGAACCTCTTCTCCCAGATATTCACGTTGAGTAGCCAGTAGTGGTTTGGCACATTCTTGACGCCTTGGACTAGCGACTGTATAACTAATATCATGACCTAAATTATTTGTGGTATTAGATAGGGCATCATGAGTCATGACTATACTTTTCCCCCTTCTTCCTATCTAAAAAATGTACATGCCAAGAAAATGATTACTATTCTTTAAGGTCAAGGTGCATACTCTTGGTGAATTTTGCCAGACTTCATCACCGATAGTTTCAAACTTATGCATCTGTGTCTACATTTTCAACATATAACATTAGATGGTCTTCATATTTAGCCTCGTTCTGAAAGCAACTTGTTTACGTGTTTTCTTACCCTAACTCTCAATGCCATGATAACTTTCCTTGATGAGGCTAGCAACTTCTTCCAGATGGCATTTATGCCTACTTTGCTGACCCTATCATTTAGCATGCCCGTAGACTTGATTGAGCCTGCTAATTCCTTTACGGTGACAAAGAAGCCGTCATAGTTGATAATATGTGCTACCAAATAAATAGGTAAATGAGGATGGATAACATTACATATGGGTTACACTCGGCAAAGTCCTTTGATATGACTTCCGCAAATATAACTAGTATACCCAATAAAAAATTTAATGTTACATGGCACAATACATTTTTTTTACATCCAGTATACTACCTATAAATTGTTTTCTTGGATTTTGCATAATTTTTGAACTGACTTAATATTTTCTATAGTTTAAATGCATGCACTTAATGACTTATGTATAGCAAACTGACCCAAAAAAAAGTCAAATTTTGACAGGTCACACGTAACGGTTTATTTTGAGTGTGAAGATAGTTTCAAAGCCAACCGACGAAGTAGCGGTCGATTCGCATGCAAAATAATACGCCCCTGGTCACATGTTACTGTAGCTACAATCCGCGACTGTTGACAACGAAGGAATTCCACTGCACGCCCAGGGCCATGGCCTGGGCAGCCCGGGGCCTGGCTACGCCCCTGGCTATATATACCTACAAATAGCAGCAGCTGATCGATCGCAGATGTGTGTATTATCACCTTCCTTTTTAGCTCCTCATACATACTCACAAGTGCATAGGCATGGCCAGCTCGTCAGCGTTGGAGTTCACCGTGAGGAGGAAGCTTGCGGTGCTGGTGCCGCCCGCGGCCCCTACGCCGCGGGAGCTGAAGAGGCTCTCCGACATCGACGACCAGGACGGGCTCCGCTTCCAGCTCCCCGTCATCCACTtcttccggcagcacgacggccgGGACGATGACCCTGCGCCTGTACTACGCGGCGCCATAGCGGCGGTGCTCGTGCACTACTACCCGTTCGCGGGGCGGATGAGGGAGCTCAAGGGCCGCAAGCTCGCCGTCGACTGCACAGGCGAGGGCGTGCTGTTCGTTGAGGCTGACGCCGATGTCCGCCTCGACCAGTTTGATGCGGCCCTGGGGCCGCCCTTCCCGTGCCTCGACGAGCTACTATTCGACGTCCCCGGCTCCTCCGGTATCCTCGACTGCCCGCTCCTCCTTTTCCAGGTATGCTTTCGTCGACTTTCGGCATGGGTAAACCTaaaaaaaaaacaggcaacactttTCACAAAAAATGCACTGGATTATAAACGGGAAAATAATGCACTTTTCAGAATCGGCTGAGACTTTTGAAAACCATCTAAAATGTACCCTAACTATATAACGTGTCTACCCAATAGTGAGCCTTGCATGCATGCAGGTGACACGGCTCGCTTGCGGCGGCTTCGTCATGGCTGTGAGGATACAGCACACGATGGCAGATGCGGCGGGGATGGTGCAGCTCCTGGGTGCTATCGCGGAGGTTGCTCGGGGTGCGCCGGCGCCAACAGTGCGGCCGGTTTGGGGACGCGAGCTGCTGCAAGCGCCGCTGCTGAACGATGATGTACTACTCCCACCACGCTTTGCGCACCGTGAGTACGATGATGTGGTGGACATGAGTGGCGCCATTGCGCCCTTTGAATTCATGGTGCACCGCTCCTTCTTCATTGGGTGGCGGGAGATCTCCGCCATCCGATCCCACCTCCCGTCGGCTCTCAACCGCGAAGCTACCAACTTCGAGGTCATCACGGGGTGCCTGTGGAGGTGCCGCACGGCAGCTCTGGACCCCCATGCCGACGAGGAAATGAGGATAATCTGTACCGTCAACATCCGTGGCAAAAAAGACACTATCATCCCCGTCGGCTACTATGGCAACGCCTTCGCTTCCCCGGTCGCCATATCCACTGCCGGTGACTTGCTCGCCAACCCTGTGAGCTACGCCGTGGAGCTGGTGATGAAGGCGAAGCGGGAGGTGGATGTGGAGTACATCCTCTCCGTGGCAGCGCTCATGGCACAACATGGGCGGCCACACTTTGCGGTGGCACGCACCTACCTCGTGTCGGATGTGACCAAGGTTGGAATCCACGACCTTGACTTCGGCTGGGGCAAGCCGGTGTATGCTGGTCCGGCGAATGGCGGAGTCGTCGAATTACCAGGCGTCGGCAGCTTCTTCATTGCTGTAAGGAACGCCATGGACGAGGAGGGTATTGCAATCCCCGTGTGCATGCCCAGCCCCACCATGGACAAGTTCGTTAACGAGATGGGCAAGCTCATGCGCCCGGCATTGGCTGACACGTTTCCCAAGATGTGATCTGCCATCTGAGTTGAATCGTCATCTGCTATCACAGTTTCAATTGACCATCAAAGCTTGTACCTGAAATCTCGACCAGCTAGATGCTTCTGCGTTTAGTCACTTTTTTCTTTACCAAACGATGTGTGCATGATTCAAATTATTAATAAAGATAGCCATGATGGACTTCCCCTCAAAAAAATTTGAATACTATATATCTAGGGTTGTGCTAGGCGTCGACCGGGgaatcttttaaaaagatccgccCACTCGACGGCCGTTAGATCTTGCGTTATCCAACGACCCACGTCCGCCCTCACTACTGCAACAAAGACCGTATTGCAGAAGCCTTTGTAACAAAGCTCTTGTTGCAGAAACATTTGTAACAGAGTTTTTTTTTCCAGCTTCATCTTTTTGCAACAGAGATGATGTTGCAGAAAAAACTTCTACAACATGGATGATATTGCAGAATTTATTTTGTAATGAAAGGATGTCGCAGCGCACCGTTGTTGTTGCCGTCGCCGTTTTTCAACTCTGCCGTTGTTGCAGAAACTCGTCGCGCGTGCGTCCGCACGTCCTGATGGACATGGACGGCTTCTGCTACGTGATGTTGACCTGACGGTCTCGCGGAAACTTCTGCGGCGGGGACCTCCGGTCTGGATCACGCCGCGGCAGAGGTGGCATGGCTCTTACCGTCGACACCTGGTGGCTTCCACGGTGACCGCTCAGGCCCAACCGCCCCGCCATGGTCGGGAGGCCACCGCTAGCGGAGGTTGTGTCGTCCTCGTTGCCCTCCCTCACGCAGTTCCTTCCTGGAGAGCCTGCAGCGGACCGCTTGTTGCGGTCTGCCTTTGGAAACTGGTGCCAAGTTACAAGAATACAGTATGTGGCTAGCGTTTCAGTGAAGATAAGGATGAGGGAGAGATGTGGCGCATGGGCTCATGATGACACGTGGAAGACATTGGGCGTGGCGGACGTCAGACAAAAGATCGGTCAGTTGAGCACCAGCTTTTCCCATATATCTATATCAACACCCATATATACTGTGGGAATAACTTACATTGTCATCCGTTGGATTTACTTCATGTAACGGCTGAGAACTGGCAAACCCAAGAGTTGTAGCCGTCAGATCAATTCTTGTGTTGTACCAGGTCATTACACGTGGTCATGGCCTGCTCGGCGTGGACCCGCTAAAGCTTTCCACACATATTCATTTTATTTCCATGTCATGTTTTAATATTGAGTCCGAACAAGCAACAATAAAGATATTGGCCCATATCACAGGTGCACAATTAATGTTgagtcgaacctaacgaggagttTTTTTGGAAATATTcctatctattcatcttcaatcatggcagtacaacgaacaccagaaataaaaaaattacattcagatccgtagaccacctagcaacgactacaagcactaaagcgagccgaaggcgcaccgccgtcatcgccccttcaTCGTCAGAGTTGgccacaacttgttgtagtagacagttgggaagtcgtcgtgctaagacccccATAGGACCAGCACGCTAAAACAACAACCGTCGCGGATGAAGAATaacatagatcggaaggatccaatccgaagacacacAAACATAGACGAACACCAACAAGATCtcagcaaatccaccaaagatagatccgctcaagacacacctccacacgcccaccaatgatgctagacgcaccgcaGGAACGGGGGCTAGgaggggagacctttattccatctttagGGAGCCCGCCGTTTCGCCTTCCTGAGCAGAACACAAACGCTAACAAAACTGACAGGAACGACTAAAAACGAAGCCCTCTCGCCGGCCCTTGACAGGAGTTAAAGGTGAGAtttatattctctcaagttctataaACCACTGATACAACTATACGTGCAATGTTTTCTTTAGCTAGAAATAAGAAATaaactactttgtaggtgtaataggATATATTTGCATGATAATAAAGAACTAGAAATAAAagtgaaataaaataaatatagcgtttgtggaaaagtggtggttggATCTGCGGAATTTTCCCTATGAAATTGATAACCAAACAAATAACGACAATTGCATTTTTATGTGTGGGAAAGGCCTCTACTATCCGTTTCTGAGAATTTTATGCACTTATCATTGGAACTAGAAGGGAACGCGCGCCTTTGTCGCGTCGTTCTTCTTTCCAGGGTTGTGAGCTTTTCAGCTGTCCAGCATCACCCTACGGCAGATAATCATTTCCATTATATGTTAATGATTTCCTCTTAAAATACTTCATAAAAACAAAGGAATTGGTTTCTTTTAGCCGTATTATCCTTTGAACATCTATATGAAATGATTTATGTTTAAGTATATTTAGTTTTGAAGAAAAAAAAGGCAATTAATGTGAAAAAAATAGACATGTCCTATTACCTGGCAATATATAGTTCATCTAGGCTTGGTTGGTAATCCAAATGCACATGCCAGAGCACATCCAGAAAAATCAAAGATCACTTCAAGACATTTTGTGAACAAAGAACCCACTAAAAGGGATACTATGTCTTGATAGGATGGTGCGTTAGATGACTCACAAGGCTATTCGTTTTGTCAGAAAAAACAGACGTTGCCACCCAGAACTGCCCTATTTTCAGTATATAAGCATTCTGAATCAATCAAACAAGTGTTAGAATGTTGGAGTTGCCTTACCTCACACACCGTGTAGCAAATATCATTCGCAACCACTCTCTACTGATAGCTTTGGATAATCTTTTCATCTAAGTTTTCATCAGAGAACTGCTTCTAACACCATATTATTTAGGCATTAATTTCATGTTGAACACAATAGTTTGACAGCTTTTGACAATGTGCTACAGTTTGACTACACAAGATTGCAGGGAGGGAGAGAACATGTGGATAATGTACTGCATCTCCAAAAGAGCAGAGTTGCCTACTTTTCAAGACTGTACACAAAACCTGACGTACATGTTCAGTTACAATCAGCTATACACATGGTTCCATAAGCCTGACTATAAAAATTGATACCAAGAAATGTATTCCGCCGTCGCCGTTGCTTacgaggctgcgaaggaggaggCGGGATGTTCGGACGCGCCAAagcaggtggagaaggaggcgtagtactgccgccctcacgcgccggagcaggaggcggagtgctgatatgtctccaatgtatttataaattaaaaaaatattcatgctattatattatccatcttagatgttttatatgcatttatatgctattttatatgatttttgggactaacctattaacctagagcccagtgccagtttttgttttcttcttgtttttgagtttcgcagaaaaggaataccaaacggagtctaattaacgtgccaatttttgatgattttttatgaacgaaaagaagcccctggagtgaaagagttgggccagaagagtctcgggctgcccacgagggtggagggtgcgcccacccccttgggcgcgccccctgcctcgtgaacagcccggagaccccccccccctgacgtgagacctacgccaaaaattcctataaatactgaaaccttcagaaaataacctagatcggaagtttcaccgccgcaagcctttgtagccacgagaaatcaatctaggccctctctagcaccctgccggagggggccatcatcaccagaggccatggaggaggatcccggaggggccatcatcgtcatgaatatcaaggaccagagggagaacctctcccatccagggggaggccaggaaggaggaagcacaagggggagaacctatcctcctctctctcggtggcgccggagtgccatcgagaggggaatcatcgccgcggtgatcgtatcactactaggaaaacggctatagctgaaatggacattaatggcgcaccacatatgtggtgtgccactgctatataACAGTGGCGCACCATATATAGGTACGTCATTAaactccaaatactaatggcgcaccacatacactgTGCGCcagtactaacaatttttttttcaaagttagtaatggcgcaccaagcgatagtgcgccattactagtttaactagtaatggcgcaccacaccttcagtgcgccactactaacattttttttattttttttcataactagtaatggcgcaccagggtatagtgtgtcattactagttaaaactagtaatggcgcaccacaacctcggtgcgccactactaaatttttttaatttttttttcaaaactagtaatggcgcaccgtgggtgtggtgcgcctttaccacacccacggtgcgtcattactaactttgaccaaaaattccaccgaatgcacccccggaccgccttttcaattttttaaaaaataaaagaaaatgatggaaatgtcaaaaaaataaaagaaaataagttccccatgtacagccagaggcgggaggcaaaaCAGATACGGTCCATCGTCTGTCAAGCCTCTAGAACGGGAGGCAGTACAACCAGAAGCAGAACAAAGAAAAGGGAAATAAATTCCCCAGCTCGACGAACAAGCAAAGTAATCGTGCCCCCCGTTTagtgtgtctagcgatatcgtcactAATCTTCCGAGGGTGCTTCCCGGTACCAACCCTGAAGATTACATGGCCGATGAGGATGCAATAATTTTTGGAACATTTGAGGATGTGGACATATTCAGATtcgagcacgggaagcctctcgtcagacctagtacttccctaacaacgatgatgcaaagattccatgattggtacatggataTCTGCACGAAGTCTGGGAAAAATACTTTGTCACTATCGATTAAAGAGGACCACAGCCTCGTTGGAATTGATGTGTTGTCAGTTCCATTTGAGGAGTCCTTTCAGTTCTACAATCAAATGGCCCTTgataaaacaatcatcacttgctactgtttgtaagtactacttctctgtaattagttaagtctctatatatagctcagctctttcattgcatgtatatataattatcctcactatattatgcagattgaagatcgccgaattgaagaaaagacaagtaggtgatattgggttcattaacacaaatctcatggatgaatggagtgtTAAACATGATGCCAGACCAAACGAGGCCAAGTTGCTCGCATCGTtacttcaaaatcaaaacaaagctacaatactctttccttacgaatacaagtgagtgttactgtcttgtgcatatttggtttcccttattactcgaggttatagtaatgtaattgatgagttatgcatgcatgcgcaggtaccactttattctgctagagattaagcttgagtaggGACTACTAACCGTCATAGACTCCAAATGAAAAAATCCGcaggagtatgcgaccatgactaaaatgctcgagaagtaacttcaatcgatcattatcgcactgtattggcaactttgttcatttcctgatatcaagtacttgttttctttgtctggcagggtttggaaaaagttcaccccacaagctccgggactgccggcgcAACTGCGATTTAACCAaccgaaagtaagtactagctaatagctagttccgcgcatctcccattgattctagctagtttcatcaataccatttagcatgcttgcttaccagtttgattgacctctatttcttgtaaagtggttgtggcaggaacccgggaatgatttgtgtggatactacatttgcgagttcatccaccacaccacctgtgagcggggctactctaaacaacaatatgaagtgcgtaagcaataatatttatattttttattaccatcatttgtgttcagtttcattcatatatatgtattgacccccttcttgaaaTTAGAAGTGGCAGACGCGGGATGAActactaccacaagatcgcatacgagcaattcaagagaaattggcgggattatttcttgaccacatcatcgacaaacacggagaataccatgtggaatttgagttcagatgttaggggacgtaagcgatcttatattgtatatatatgtGTAGCCAGTAGCATctgatagatatacgaaaacttgatATTCGACCAATCTATatgagaaggagaggtcgatcacttctctgtgttcatgacgatcttctgtacttaatggtttccttcatttgcttactagctagctagcgtgtcgagtcctctctatacgtagcatcgagcaagcacggagataagagaggacactcctccctattagctagctaacacaatatatgaaacccctaaattaaccatACAAACCcggcccctgaactgctgacgcatggaggccttttggtcccggttggtggcaccaaccgggacaaaaggtccccctgcctgggcaagccgctaTGGCCACGTGGAGCCCTATCTGTACCGGTTCccgatcgaaccgggactaaaggtggagggtgatacgtccattttgcatcacgcttttatatcaatatttattgcattatgggctgttattacacattatatctcaatacttatggccattctctcttatgttacaaggtttaccatgaagagggggaatgccggcagctggaattctggctggaaaaggagcaaacgttggaaacctattctgcacaactccgaaagtcctgaaactccacgaaacaaccttttggaattattaagaatttctgagcgaaagaaatacaccagggggaaaacaccctatccaggagacagggggcgccaccccccctatagggcacggccccctatctcctggggcccctggtggccctccggtgtccatcttctgctatatcatcgcttttaccctggaaaaaatggggggcaagcttacgggacgaaactccgccgctacgaggcgaaaccttggcgtaaccaatctagggctctcgcggagctgttctgccggagacacttccctctgggagggggaaatcatcaccaatgtcatcaccaacgatcctctcatcaggagggggtcaatctccatcaacatcttcaccagcaccatctcctctcaaaccctagttcatctcttgtatccaatcttgtatccaaaaccacaaattggtacctgtgggttgctagtagtgttgattactccttgtagttgatatttattggtttacttggtggaagatcatatgttcagatccttaattcatattattacacctctaatTATgaccatgaatatgctttgtgagtagttacgtttgttcctgaggacatgggtgaagtcttggtattagtagtcatgtcaatttggtattcgttcgatattttgatgagatgtatgttgtcttctcctctagtggtgtcatgtgaatgtcgaccacatgacacttcaccattattgggcctagaggaggacatacggaagtaataaatagatgatgggttgctagagtgacagaaccttaaaccctagtttatgcgttgcttcgttaggggctgatttggatccacatgtttcatgttatggttaggtttaccttaatacttttgttgtagttgcggatccttgcaataggggttaatcataagtgggatgcatgtccaagtaagggcagtacccaagcaccggtccacccacatatcaaattatcaaagtaccgatcgcgaatcatatgagcgtgatgaaaactagcttgacgataagtcccatgtgtcatcgggagctcctttatcattattagaagttgtccaggcttatcctttgctacataaaggattgggccaccttgctgcaccttatttactttgtttacttgttactattactatttatcttatcacaaaactatctattacctacaatttcagtgcttgcagagaaaaccttactgaaaaccgcttatgtccttttgctcctcgttgggttcgaaaatcttacctatcgaaaggactacgatagatcccctacacttgtggatcatcaagactcttttctggcgccgttgccagggagtgtagcgcttttggtgagtggaacttggtaaggaaacatttatatagcgtgctgaaattttctgttacttgtcactatggaaactaatcctttgagggacttgtttggggtatcttcaccccaaccagaagagcaaagagttgctcctcaacctactgaactttatgaaaatatttactttg from Triticum aestivum cultivar Chinese Spring chromosome 4A, IWGSC CS RefSeq v2.1, whole genome shotgun sequence harbors:
- the LOC123083508 gene encoding benzyl alcohol O-benzoyltransferase, which encodes MASSSALEFTVRRKLAVLVPPAAPTPRELKRLSDIDDQDGLRFQLPVIHFFRQHDGRDDDPAPVLRGAIAAVLVHYYPFAGRMRELKGRKLAVDCTGEGVLFVEADADVRLDQFDAALGPPFPCLDELLFDVPGSSGILDCPLLLFQVTRLACGGFVMAVRIQHTMADAAGMVQLLGAIAEVARGAPAPTVRPVWGRELLQAPLLNDDVLLPPRFAHREYDDVVDMSGAIAPFEFMVHRSFFIGWREISAIRSHLPSALNREATNFEVITGCLWRCRTAALDPHADEEMRIICTVNIRGKKDTIIPVGYYGNAFASPVAISTAGDLLANPVSYAVELVMKAKREVDVEYILSVAALMAQHGRPHFAVARTYLVSDVTKVGIHDLDFGWGKPVYAGPANGGVVELPGVGSFFIAVRNAMDEEGIAIPVCMPSPTMDKFVNEMGKLMRPALADTFPKM